CGCCTCCGCATCGCGCAGCGACAGCGCCACGAACACCAACGCCGTCAGCAGCACCAGACTCAGCGCGACCTTCATCGTGGTTCGCTCTCCTTGGCCGCCGCCGTCTGCACCGATTCGTGATGCACGATCGCCATCGCCTCCGCGACAAGCCCCATCACGATCACGATCATCAGAAGCTGCGCCCCGCCCAGCGGCGCCGCCGGCGCCTCGGCCTGAAGCGACATGCGGTAGCCGACCGCCAGCGCCAACGCCAACGGACTCTGCCGCGCGATCGACATCATCCCCGGCGGCGTCCGCGTCAGATTCATCGACCGACGCACATGCATGCGGTCGATCCATTTCACCCCGCCGCGCGCGATCAGACCAAGGAGCACCAGCGCGACGCCCATGATCCCGATCGCCGCGTCCGCCAGCACGCCCGCCACGAGCATCAAAAGCATCGCCACCGGCTGCTCCGCATCGACGATCACCCGCTGAAACCGCTCCAGCGTCTTGCCCGGCAGATTCACCACCACCGCCCCCGTCACCCCCGCCGTCAGCAGTGGCGAGCATCCGAGCGTCGTGGCGGCCCCGGCCGTGAAGCTCACCAGTCCGAGCAGCACGACGAGGAACTCGCCCTCCGTGCGCTGCGCGATCGTCATGAGGCCCTTGCCCAGCAGCCCCATCGCCAACCCGATCAGCACCGACATGCCCACGCCGCCGAACATGCGGCTCGCCGACCACATCGCCTCGCCCGCCGACGGGTTGAAGTCGAACGCCGTGTACAGCACGCCGTACAGAACCAGGGCGAGCATCGACGCCAGCCCCGCGCCGGCGCGCACGACCGGCATGACCTTCTCCGCATCGCCGAGCCCGCGCTGCAAGCTCTTGACCTCCGGCGACCAACCCATGCCGAAAATCCCGATGAGTAGCGCCATCGGCATCGCCGTCCACGCATCGACGCCGAAGCTGAGCATGACCAGTTCCGCCGACGCCGCGATGATGAGCAGACTGAACGCCGCATCAAGCACCACCAGCCCGAACACCCGCCCCGGCACGACCCGCGGCAGCGAGCGATGCGCCTGCAATCCGACCATCAAGCCGACCCACCCCAGGCAAAAATAAATCAGCGGCGCGACCGCCAGAAGCTGCTCCGGCAATATCAATCGCATCCCGTGCGGCCCGATGGCGAAACCGATCCCCACCATCAGCCACCCCCCCGTCGTCAGCGCCGCCCCGATCCGCGTCCGACGCAAACCATAAAACCGCTCGCTCGATGCGAACAGCGCCAGCGAAACCAAGATGACCAGTCCGATGAATATCCGCATCTGGCTGCGTCCCCTGCCTCACATCAAACTCACCGGCGCCCCGCCGCGTCGCGCCGGATACAAGAAGTTATCCACTGCGAAGGCGATCATAAAAAGCACGCGGCGAAAGAATCGACACGCCCTGATAAGCGCCCAGTTCAATGAGCTGCTTGTCCCCCGTGACGATGCAAGCCGCGCTCCCCGCCACCGCCGCGCCAAGCACCGGCAAATCGTCCGCATCCGCAAACGCTTCCCATGGCACGGCCGCCGGCACGACGGACTCCGTGTGCAGCCGCAGCATCGAAAGCACCGCCTCCACCTGCTCCGGCGTGGCCTTGAATTTGTCGCGGTAATGCGTCGCCAATTCGTTGAGAATGTGATCGCAGACCACCACCTGATGATCACGCAGACACAGCAGCACCAGCGCCGCGCACAACCCGTGCGTCGCGAATCCCGCCAACAGAACATTCGTATCGAGCACAACCCTCAAGAGATCGCCCCGAAGATGTCCTCGTCCGTCAGATACCCCTGCGCCTCCGCCAGCGGCGTCGTCATCCTGCGGATCGACTTCATCTGCTCCGCCGCGATGTAGCGTCGGAGCGATTCGCGCACCAGGTCCGCCGTGGGCCGATGCTGCTGGGCGCTGAGCGCTTCAAGCTGACGCTTGAGTTCATCCGGAAGTCGGACATTGATCGTGCTCATAAGTACCGCATTCTATGACCGCCGCGCCGAATCGGTCCACGCCGCCGCACCTCGTCGCTCACCGCCGAATCCCCCGGAAATCGTCCACCGGCAGCGAAAAGCACATCGCCGTGTTCGGCTGCTCCACCTGCTTGACCACTTCCTCCACCAGCTTGAACACCTTCTCGACCATCGCCTCGGGCATGACGCTCATGATCACGCGCCCGCCCGTGCTCTCGCCGAACATCCCGGCCAGTCCGGCGAAGACCGGCATCTCGCTGCGGATGATCTCGCCCATCCCGCGCGATTCGATCACCGTCGCCCCCTGCACGCCCACGTCCAGAAAACCCGTGAGAATCTCGTCCAGCAGGTCCGGCTGATTGAGGATGATCACGAACAACTTGTGATTGACGGCTTCGTCAGACATGCCGCCCGTCCTCCGCCGTGAGGCGCTCGTACAGATCCGCCCCGTCTTCCGCGTCACGCAGCCGGGCCAGTCCCGACGGGTCGTGACAGATGCGGGCGAGCCGGGCGAGAATGCGAATGTGCTCCCACGCCTGATTCGCCGGGCCGATGAGCATGAACACCAGGTCGACCGACTTGACGCGCGGCGACTGGAAATCGACGCCGCCTCTGACCAGTGCGACCGCCACGAAATTCTCCGTGATGCCGTCGAGCATGGCGTGCGGCAGCGCGACGCCCTCGGGCGTGGCCGTCGACCCTTTGCCCTCGCGCTCCAGGAGCGCCTTGTACAGCGTCTCCGTCGCGATCCCCGACGAAGCCGCATGCACCCGCTCGCTCAATGCATGCAAAAGTTCATCGCGGCTTTGCCCCTCGCCGTCGATCACCCACGCCAGATTGTCCCTGATGTATTGGGTCAGCTTCATCAGCGCCTCGCATATCCAGGTGAATCACCGCGCGTAGTGTAACCGATCCGCAGTCCGTTTAGCGGCGGGACAGCGCCCCGCGTTCTCTTGTACATCCGCGCGAATCAAATGGTTCGACGCACACACCGCAAAAAAACCCCCCGCATAGGCCGCGGGGGGTTTGGCAGGTGGTGGCGACAGTACCGTTGAAACTATTCGTCGTTCGACGCCAACAGTGCGGCAAGCTGATCGAACGAGCCGCCCCATCCGTGCTGATGACCGTCGCGGCGATCGGTCGTGTCGAAGCGCTCATGCACGAGCGTCATCTCGGTCTGATGCCCGACAGGCCGGAACGTCACGGTGATGAGCGTTTCGGTCGGATCATCGTTCCAGCCCCATGTGAAGACGAGGCGGGTGAAGCGGGTGATTTCGCGATAGACGCCGCCGATGAATTTGCAACAGCCGGCTTCGGGGATGTTGCGCTGATGCACTTCGACGCGGTATCGTCCGCCGACGCGCGGATCGTGCTCGACGGGCGTCACCGATTCGACATGATCGCGCGGGCCGACCCATCTGGCGAACTGCTCCAGGTCGAGCCAGGCGTCAAAGACGCGCTGCGGCGGGGCGTCGAAAAGACGCGTGATGCGAAGACTGATGTTCTCACTTGGACCGGCGGTGCTGTTTGCGGGTACGGACACGGGTTTTCCTTTCGGAAGTGGGTTTGGGGGACGCGAGCGACTTGAGGTGCTCATCCAACTGGTCCAGCGATTCGGACCAGAACTTTCGATAAAAGTCCAGCCACGCCGACGCGGAGCGCAGGGCCGCCGGATCGAGCCG
The nucleotide sequence above comes from Planctomycetota bacterium. Encoded proteins:
- a CDS encoding putative toxin-antitoxin system toxin component, PIN family, with product MAPTLHRGGADEVDPQDDDAAGGGAGVSDGRGHLRGDLLRVVLDTNVLLAGFATHGLCAALVLLCLRDHQVVVCDHILNELATHYRDKFKATPEQVEAVLSMLRLHTESVVPAAVPWEAFADADDLPVLGAAVAGSAACIVTGDKQLIELGAYQGVSILSPRAFYDRLRSG
- a CDS encoding ribbon-helix-helix protein, CopG family, which translates into the protein MSTINVRLPDELKRQLEALSAQQHRPTADLVRESLRRYIAAEQMKSIRRMTTPLAEAQGYLTDEDIFGAIS
- a CDS encoding SRPBCC domain-containing protein — translated: MSTSSRSRPPNPLPKGKPVSVPANSTAGPSENISLRITRLFDAPPQRVFDAWLDLEQFARWVGPRDHVESVTPVEHDPRVGGRYRVEVHQRNIPEAGCCKFIGGVYREITRFTRLVFTWGWNDDPTETLITVTFRPVGHQTEMTLVHERFDTTDRRDGHQHGWGGSFDQLAALLASNDE